A single window of Acidobacteriota bacterium DNA harbors:
- a CDS encoding divalent metal cation transporter, whose amino-acid sequence MKKSFKEKTLASLFKPQNKNAPLENAGSSVNPGSPENNFLPEPVVKRFTHKAEHFFKDLGPGLITGAADDDPSGISTYSVTGAAFGYAQLWTVIFFFPLMAAVQLMCARLGLVSGRGLAGAIRVRYSRSVLWFACALLLIANTINIGADLGGMAEAMQMMTGIRAFLWLPLFAGLIVVLLIFFNYHRIARIFKWLTLVLFAYVIAAFFAHPDWSAVFKHTFIPHLEFSRQYLATFLAVLGTTISPYLFFWQAAQEVEEERAHGKKTLKLRRGATLEELREARIDVLSGMGFAGLVMYFIILTTGATLYANGERDIETARQAAEALRPLAGDAAYLLFTLGLVGTGMLGVPVLAGSAAYAIAEAMHWHGSLDDKPKVAKKFYAVLTVAVLFGLALNYFEVNAVKMLFFAAVINGMLAPPLVILVTMLTSDKKIMGDKLNPPILKWLGWATAVIMTTAAIAMLVL is encoded by the coding sequence ATGAAAAAATCGTTCAAAGAGAAGACTCTCGCTTCACTATTTAAACCGCAAAATAAAAACGCTCCTCTTGAGAACGCTGGCTCATCGGTTAATCCTGGCTCGCCGGAAAATAATTTTCTGCCCGAACCCGTCGTTAAACGATTCACTCATAAAGCCGAACATTTTTTCAAAGATTTAGGACCGGGGTTGATTACCGGCGCTGCCGACGATGACCCTTCGGGCATTTCCACTTACTCGGTCACCGGCGCGGCATTCGGTTACGCGCAACTGTGGACAGTGATATTTTTTTTTCCGTTAATGGCTGCCGTGCAACTGATGTGCGCCCGGCTCGGATTGGTTTCGGGTCGCGGACTTGCCGGAGCGATTCGCGTTCGTTACTCGCGCTCGGTGCTGTGGTTTGCCTGCGCTTTGTTATTGATTGCCAACACCATCAATATCGGCGCGGATTTGGGCGGTATGGCTGAAGCCATGCAGATGATGACCGGCATTCGCGCCTTTCTGTGGTTGCCATTGTTTGCCGGGTTGATTGTCGTGCTGTTGATTTTTTTCAACTATCACCGCATCGCGCGAATCTTTAAATGGTTGACGCTTGTCCTGTTTGCCTATGTGATTGCAGCGTTTTTTGCGCATCCCGATTGGTCAGCGGTTTTCAAACACACATTCATTCCCCACCTTGAATTCAGCCGACAATACCTGGCGACCTTTCTTGCGGTGCTTGGCACAACCATTTCACCGTATCTGTTTTTCTGGCAGGCGGCGCAGGAAGTTGAAGAAGAACGCGCGCACGGCAAAAAGACCTTAAAACTGCGGCGCGGGGCGACCCTTGAAGAATTGCGTGAAGCCCGCATCGATGTGTTAAGCGGCATGGGGTTTGCGGGACTGGTGATGTATTTCATTATTTTGACGACCGGCGCGACGCTTTACGCCAACGGCGAGCGCGATATTGAGACCGCGCGTCAGGCAGCCGAGGCGTTGCGCCCGCTCGCCGGTGATGCAGCTTATCTATTGTTCACCCTCGGACTGGTGGGCACAGGGATGCTCGGCGTGCCGGTGCTTGCGGGGTCGGCGGCTTATGCGATTGCCGAAGCCATGCACTGGCACGGGTCGCTTGATGATAAGCCGAAAGTCGCAAAGAAGTTTTATGCGGTGCTCACGGTCGCCGTCCTTTTCGGATTGGCGTTGAACTATTTTGAAGTCAACGCCGTGAAGATGTTGTTTTTTGCAGCGGTCATCAATGGTATGCTCGCGCCGCCGCTTGTGATACTAGTGACGATGCTCACCAGCGATAAAAAAATAATGGGCGATAAATTAAATCCGCCGATATTGAAATGGCTCGGTTGGGCAACCGCAGTGATTATGACAACCGCAGCAATTGCGATGTTGGTTTTGTAA
- a CDS encoding two-component regulator propeller domain-containing protein — MVNMVGKYILLTYLFLNTWGVSLLAMDNPDQQTLAGHKILKLMVPPDGNEISSLVKVIFEDKDGNYWLGTHTTLYFFDENKNYWKSVKSDSGKLTINQVTIINQSNDGKIWFAPTPNMPYFGSGIICFDGTRWSKINGANSPLKFFDDNGNTSPVYAIFPGKSGILWFALEDGLIAYDNGKWISRLKPSLNFNEVEPIDIITGLQDSQGYLWLVSPSIGILGYDVISQKWAKYDPLSENQITLNKSHHNKIVNVSCIYEDRQGLIWFLTVEGIAYVYNKEKRLWQSVNIAGHVSLINTSVLANFRVNQMYQDKNGVMMFATNHGLLVYFDKGNRWELLTYENSKLPSSYITTIMEDHNQRIWLGTARGVVVLE, encoded by the coding sequence ATGGTAAACATGGTTGGTAAATACATCCTTTTGACATATTTGTTTTTGAATACATGGGGGGTATCTTTGTTGGCTATGGATAACCCCGATCAACAAACGCTTGCTGGTCATAAAATATTAAAATTAATGGTTCCCCCAGACGGAAATGAAATAAGTTCATTAGTAAAGGTAATTTTTGAGGATAAGGATGGAAATTACTGGTTAGGAACCCATACAACACTCTACTTTTTTGATGAAAATAAAAACTATTGGAAATCCGTAAAATCTGATTCAGGTAAATTGACTATCAACCAGGTTACGATTATTAATCAAAGTAATGATGGTAAAATATGGTTTGCTCCTACTCCTAATATGCCATACTTTGGATCAGGAATAATTTGTTTTGACGGAACACGTTGGTCTAAAATTAATGGGGCAAACAGTCCATTAAAATTTTTTGATGATAATGGAAATACCAGCCCTGTATACGCTATTTTTCCTGGTAAATCTGGGATATTGTGGTTTGCTTTAGAAGATGGATTAATCGCATATGATAATGGGAAATGGATATCCCGTTTAAAGCCATCATTAAATTTTAATGAAGTTGAACCAATTGATATCATAACTGGGCTTCAAGACAGTCAAGGTTATTTGTGGCTAGTGAGCCCTTCAATAGGAATTTTAGGTTATGATGTTATCTCCCAAAAATGGGCAAAATATGATCCTCTATCAGAAAATCAGATAACACTAAATAAAAGCCATCATAATAAAATTGTTAACGTTAGCTGTATATACGAAGACCGACAAGGGCTCATTTGGTTTCTTACAGTAGAAGGTATTGCCTATGTCTATAATAAAGAAAAGCGTTTATGGCAATCAGTTAATATAGCTGGTCATGTGTCATTAATAAATACATCGGTATTGGCAAATTTTAGGGTTAATCAAATGTATCAGGATAAAAATGGAGTAATGATGTTCGCAACAAATCATGGATTACTAGTTTATTTTGATAAGGGAAATAGATGGGAATTATTAACCTACGAAAACAGTAAATTACCAAGCAGTTATATAACTACCATTATGGAAGACCATAATCAACGAATATGGTTAGGAACTGCTCGAGGCGTAGTTGTTCTAGAATAA